The following are encoded together in the Xiphophorus hellerii strain 12219 chromosome 3, Xiphophorus_hellerii-4.1, whole genome shotgun sequence genome:
- the kmt2bb gene encoding histone-lysine N-methyltransferase 2B isoform X3 — protein sequence MMAAAAGCGSATAAAVGGQGGTATARGRFPGRPWSSRSRLRSEKRWQLGRSSSEADDVTNGGPRPANLALSLNEDQSHLRLLGIEASHKILGQAGYSSSGSEEGDDFKGFEADKRNAAESVMLQKNSSKVDAVSTKSRRKSEKPPQKVPAVDEAVPPDPVKDVKALEEIDDISLETKPAKDSKKTSKGKNTMDQGSAKSRASAAAPRITIKLVAKKKVKTVKEPQKKADKKLKLKDVQDQPDVKDIQGDQILSAHIKLKTESYDDELNTGDKGVPTIPTRRRGRSAVKVAEPVSQTTAKVVVDDQKSKEKELTKVKDSGSAEQKLNSKDLKKKKVAPLQGSEVKKVTRRSTRVANELSNNLADSVPETESLTKPATVLDELNSEVSQKAEAKPVVRRVGRRQSRRLNKDITVPENQGSLATEPENLPAHASESLNVKTEEMRVPSIKLIKTRNPKYDAQASGKTTSRKKKRRKYIWTLALVKIGSQTPRAEDILKVQTETVSQVDKTPPSDTGVKKITKGRGRKSKQECAAPLESMQNVEKDPQSICDSETSSLQVQPEADPVPETPTQEITKADCGKVPPLQIKKVSSPGKHKSSKPSFLIQQVSPVPENKEENLKDPPEVQEDKSSLQDTETTPSRRLRRRTSSLESPQKKSVSKKPATTRKRRFRKSPQEEEKPQVEAEVPSQVSTEESAPQILPINSCPNLVEDPPQVTSLNCSEVLEKESPKAADTPSQTADEVCPQSLENKLEPQIEEAKPLPVPSKPRKPRNNKQAKKKKSVKKQKAEKAVVLPDTTVDAVPDTGDFINMEPIQMENVEPVAKVVSQVVEERAEAESETKQEPVLVEEKEKQIQPTVKEEPDMQSIDSQQLGESQQLEEGQQLGEGQQLGEGQQMREGQQLEESQMLGDSEMLQESQQLLDTEKIVDSQQPVVTSDQSGKLISSKKSSRKLKKKRKSLIGQRQKHRHRGSDGKFAPLKSPEGESTFDADDDRSLLLAAPIPSQGSTLIGVQKKYKKKHTNLPFVGAKKSKSQSKIISHLIEMGMEKDSLKQEEADTPVDSGQPDVVSVQPCKSKFVKNIKHFIMPVVSARSSRVIKTPQRFMDDVGMSVLPRRHSPKKGLQLGLNIRPGKRRDDGAERPLSPIFPIDDEDILSEAQLDVDLFSAQDLEDSIDLADSLFFDCKSEKNEKKKPSLKNSSFKWNLPEDSCEELYTLDKAPESKCEDLFLSTPADKLPEPSSDLLEVLKKKSPPKFNKQTAHLKIYQKLKKPVLGLPKSKITQELETVSKPALPPVDLAEGLDDEVMSISLRQRDTGVDKEKSKIKIEDLDSPGVVRKVSVSVRSPNSVALKPCTEEALAVKDASLRDSKAPSSVQKSGTVEGVSLGHIEKGAPQRARLTSANKRMLNLLRKAKVQLIKIDQQKQLKSSGLLSGPAGSRSQEIAFKRQRRKQRAQVPRPEVPVKTEQVQGQEFRRAGGPRIKHVCRAASVVLGQPRAMVTDDIPRLSALPLHERSGISPSAIAKDIGSPSESDSPSLSDPKAIKTKKVSSFAKKKGLGPFGYRSRRCGICKGCNHEDDCGKCINCLDKPKFGGPNTKRQCCVYKRCDQIEERKARRLSGRTAPKSSSKRRRSSLSGGYSSNDEGNEGGGDSPSGPNTDGHSPSVRKQPKRVVKPRVYFDLVDYDSDVDDKALSSSASPARRRGAGQRFNQDFVSLDGFFEDFSDDEVRHRKSSSHRVPQVRRKPEKALSSQVPLEQTPPSVLAALAHGFEQREVESSKPSHKIRVDFKEDCTLENVWNMGGLSILTSAPVMPPYVCFLCASKGQHEMLYCQVCCEPFHQFCLEPADRPSEENKENWCCRRCKFCHVCGGKNKLSKPLLECDRCQNCYHASCLGPNYPKQNKKRKAWVCTTCIRCKSCGVTPGKTWDTDWNHDKGLCPDCSNLFDQGNYCPICFKCYEDNDYDSQMMQCGSCNHWVHAKCEDLTDELYEILSSLPESVVYSCRPCSVTQPSAWRELLYIELRAGVEKVLACLLSSTLTQHLVTCSQCEKWVDPDSGVENQPACDLRAVGKKFDKGLYTTLKMFHEDVVQVIRKRLEQEDHLPEEQRPTALARSYYLKLLEEVFNWFNSQDPKLWNLSTKDAPAGMLSTAVHPPTTEHVYAQWQERKESRPPLGLLQDDNGQQSLDIKEEEAATPMSGDSASQNHFKNSRAAKFKGKRGRLSKADLDTGWSKDDERQCSLCQKYGDLKPNEAGRLLYLGQNEWAHVNCCLWSAEVFEEDNGSLLHVHSAVTRGRLMRCERCNQTGATVGCCLTSCQSNYHFMCARSRQCVFQDDKKVYCHKHRHLITGRMITGQEFEVNRRVYVDFEGISLRRKFLTGLEPELINVMIGSLQIDKLGMLSELSANKGKLFPVSFQCSRWYWSTLNPLRRCRYTCKIREVRPIVPEKPVEEMPDQGDNHTIAHSPRQLPECAAQEVEETEAHPPAEESLVPGLPTKSDQGTKPKVPNHPLHRRPAGGLSRPLPSPGVIQAKPHHILTISDLEETRRARRHSPHSQPPSLRSHMSPPPVTSLTGPITLRAGKSAHPTSPLFPLGVSDNLMNSSRSVGGRNAPSVRSTSFFPQSHWQDSTASTQQLPRNRLSFDLSGSDSVEVPHNFLASPEPEDVSPTNGASPHGDLDKNDDQFPFGSFHRDSSMSLGEEMRTELEIEETLLNEGVAMNCGGQIVVEGDDSEQFWGRTKEVHKRKPLVPNLPRSAASAKEDLGSTSSDEDMEHYLNFSRTVVSCPVSKDRSKSPSSSSSTRPLAQLDGIDDGTESDASVAATDDAQKVDGPRKNQIPGKTHNSKSPPKIINSSRLANLSFDNKPSEPSVARKSTTDNPTPCPPLSCDTTTTPSVDRESILSSPVVESLPNLLTKVPETSYSEELSGSSLSFASEAPLLLEKCEGSSSFTELLPVLQETENKGPETSKVQNSESEGPNLASSTEGSTVLINHIAPNLLDSAENNQSSVLGLLQPSPFLSTDAQNPSQCLVDSLEVYSCLPDFSQPPLTSITLQPVTVPQESPSFSCMEPLSAKLTTLTPVEAISQMQLNDPQNDPRLPVALGAGSPTETCAALFSTQTQPFSSVSAVSSSGSVSTLPGLQSSAATLPLQTTSAPVVLNGFSSSTVQKEATPSHTISINFSTPRPAIEPHQQVLPQALPGHAILTVKEVGGPNVDPTPHVLLVNRLGQIFVKNPESNTFQLPTPHSPSFNCVTQIASLLQSNALSATLAAAGSMTAPPAAASVTSVPAPSTPAAQNPATVTQLLAHNTNGPVASTNLKKSRKNTKTPKDETVSELKKPKKKKESGSSRKSKSSKAVGQPALSTENVPMSPAESAQAIINQAMASNYTPKWSGLRTMSPSSLVLPPGLLIEPEPPVSPRSPSPPAPPLPPPPPPPVPRPRSHVRMKRVSSLSDRIVTKKCKVDFLPPESISEEEEPRKPAFPSASSRASGVRIKTPTVKGVLNVDELKIEHMSDSDSSGSEPMSFLSQGEPGKQQAREAVGHMNLTDWKKYSGSASTSDDEPTPSDDDEGCPTNKDQPHLRFEITSDDGFSVEADSVEVAWKAVVDGVQEARAIARLRPLTFQKITGARMLGLVHDAIVFLLEQLEGAHRCQRHTFRFFKQFSQEDDLPVNPTGCARSELYVRKSTFDMFNFLASQHRQLPDIGPYDDEEDEVLLKSTRRATSLELPMAMRFRHLEKTSKEAVGVYRSAIHGRGLFCKRNIEAGEMVIEYAGIVIRSVLTDKREKYYDGKGIGCYMFRIDDFDVVDATMHGNAARFINHSCEPNCYSRVINVEGRKHIVIFALRKIYRGEELTYDYKFPIEDASNKLNCNCGARRCRRFLN from the exons ATGATGGCGGCGGCAGCGGGATGCGGATCAGCAACCGCGGCTGCCGTAGGAGGCCAAGGTGGAACTGCTACGGCCAGAGGTCGTTTCCCCGGTCGGCCTTGGTCTTCGCGCAGTCGTTTGCGCTCTGAGAAGCGATGGCAACTCGGGCGATCAAGCTCAGAAGCTGATGATGTGACTAACGGAGGGCCAAGGCCCGCAAACCTGGCTCTTTCGTTAAATGAAGACCAGTCGCACTTGCGTCTACTCGGGATCGAGGCAAGCCACAAGATCCTCGGTCAGGCTGGATATAGCTCTAGTGGAAGTGAAGAG ggTGATGACTTCAAAGGATTTGAAGCTGAcaaaagaaatgctgcagaatcTGTGATGTTGCAAAAAAATTCTTCCAAAG TAGATGCTGTCAGCACAAAATCTAGGAGAAAAAGTGAGAAGCCACCACAAAAAGTGCCAGCAGTTGATGAGGCTGTCCCACCTGATCCTGTAAAAGATGTGAAAGCTCTGGAGGAAATAGACGACATATCTCTTGAAACAAAACCAGCGAAGGATTcaaagaaaacttcaaaaggaaaaaacactATGGACCAAGGGTCAGCCAAAAGCAGAgcttcagcagcagcaccaaGGATTACAATAAAGTTGGTGGccaaaaagaaagtgaaaactGTAAAGGAGCCCCAgaaaaaagcagataaaaagtTGAAACTGAAAGATGTGCAGGACCAGCCCGATGTTAAGGACATTCAGGGTGATCAGATTTTAAGCGCTCACATCAAGTTAAAAACCGAATCTTATGACGATGAACTCAACACTGGGGACAAAGGAGTGCCGACCATACCTACAAGGAGGCGTGGGAGATCTGCTGTCAAGGTAGCTGAGCCTGTAAGTCAGACTACTGCCAAAGTTGTGGTTGATGACCAAAAATCAAAAGAGAAGGAATTGACCAAGGTTAAGGACAGCGGATCTGCAGAGCAGAAACTGAACTCAAAAgacttaaagaaaaagaaagtagcCCCACTGCAGGGTTCTGAGGTTAAAAAAGTGACTCGTAGAAGCACAAGAGTTGCTAACGAACTCTCTAATAACTTAGCGGACAGTGTACCTGAAACCGAAAGTCTGACTAAACCCGCTACTGTTCTGGACGAGCTCAACTCAGAAGTTTCACAAAAGGCTGAGGCCAAACCAGTGGTGAGGAGAGTAGGACGAAGGCAAAGCAGAAGGTTAAATAAAGATATTACAGTGCCAGAAAACCAAGGCTCGTTAGCCACAGAACCTGAAAATTTACCTGCACATGCCAGTGAAAGTTTGAATGTtaaaactgaggaaatgaggGTCCCAAGCATAAAGTTAATAAAGACCAGAAATCCTAAATATGACGCACAGGCCAGCGGGAAAACTACATCTCGAAAGAAAAAGCGGAGAAAATATATTTGGACTTTAGCCTTAGTCAAAATTGGAAGTCAAACCCCACGGGCAGAAGATATCCTCAAGGTACAAACAGAGACTGTGAGCCAAGTGGATAAGACCCCACCTAGTGACACCGGTGTAAAGAAGATCACAAAGGGACGAGGTAGAAAATCAAAACAGGAATGTGCAGCCCCACTGGAAAGCatgcaaaatgttgaaaaggaTCCCCAAAGCATCTGTGATTCGGAAACATCAAGTTTACAAGTGCAGCCTGAAGCAGATCCTGTGCCTGAAACTCCCACGCAAGAAATCACTAAAGCAGATTGCGGGAAGGTACCACCTCTTCAGATTAAAAAGGTTTCATCTCCTGGCAAACATAAAAGCTCAAAGCCGTCTTTTCTGATTCAGCAGGTCAGCCCGGTGCctgaaaacaaagaggaaaacctGAAAGATCCACCAGAGGTTCAAGAGGATAAGTCATCTTTACAGGATACAGAGACCACTCCTTCTAGAAGGCTAAGAAGAAGGACTTCAAGCCTTGAGTCACCacagaagaaatctgtcagCAAAAAACCTGCTACCACTCGGAAACGAAGGTTCAGGAAAAGTcctcaagaagaagaaaagccacAAGTGGAAGCTGAAGTTCCCTCTCAGGTTTCAACTGAGGAGTCTGCTCCTCAAATTCTTCCAATAAACTCATGTCCTAATTTAGTTGAAGACCCACCACAGGTGACCAGTTTAAACTGTTCCGAAGTTCTTGAAAAGGAAAGTCCAAAAGCTGCCGACACTCCCTCACAAACAGCAGATGAAGTCTGTCCACAGTCATTGGAGAACAAACTAGAACCACAGATTGAAGAGGCCAAACCATTGCCTGTGCCTTCCAAACCCAGAAAACCTAGAAATAATAAAcaagcaaagaagaagaagtctgTTAAAAAGCAGAAGGCTGAGAAGGCTGTTGTTTTGCCTGACACCACAGTAGATGCAGTCCCTGACACAGGTGACTTTATTAACATGGAGCCTattcaaatggaaaatgttgagCCTGTAGCTAAAGTGGTGAGTCAGGTAGTGGAGGAGAGAGCAGAAGCAGAATCTGAGACCAAACAGGAGCCTGTTCTTgtagaagaaaaggaaaagcaaataCAGCCAACGGTAAAAGAGGAACCAGACATGCAATCTATAGACAGTCAGCAATTGGGAGAAAGTCAGCAATTGGAAGAAGGTCAGCAATTGGGGGAAGGTCAACAATTGGGGGAAGGTCAGCAAATGAGAGAAGGTCAGCAATTGGAGGAAAGTCAGATGTTGGGGGACAGTGAGATGTTGCAGGAAAGTCAGCAGTTGTTGGACACTGAGAAGATTGTGGACAGTCAGCAGCCAGTGGTGACCTCAGATCAATCAGGTAAACTAATATCATCCAAGAAATcttccagaaaactaaaaaagaaacgCAAATCCTTAATTGGCCAACGCCAAAAGCACAGACACAGAGGCAGTGATGGAAAATTTGCCCCGCTTAAATCCCCTGAAGGTGAAAGTACTTTTGACGCTGATGATGACCGTTCTCTGCTGCTGGCAGCTCCCATCCCATCCCAAGGGTCTACGCTCATCGGAGTacagaaaaagtacaaaaagaagCACACAAACCTGCCTTTTGTTGGAGCTAAGAAGTCCAAATCCCAGTCTAAAATCATTTCCCATCTGATTGAAATGGGAATGGAGAAAGATAGTTTGAAGCAAGAAGAAGCAGACACTCCAGTGGACTCGGGACAGCCAGATGTTGTTAGTGTTCAGCCTTGCAagtcaaagtttgtaaaaaatatcaagcaCTTCATTATGCCTGTTGTAAGTGCAAGATCCTCTCGAGTGATCAAGACCCCACAGAGGTTCATGGATGATGTTGGGATGTCCGTGTTGCCTCGAAGGCACTCTCCGAAGAAGGGTTTGCAGCTGGGCTTGAACATTCGTCCGGGGAAGAGGCGAGACGATGGGGCAGAAAGGCCGTTGTCTCCCATCTTTCCAATTGATGATGAGGATATTTTGAGTGAAGCTCAGCTGGATGTTGATCTGTTTTCAGCTCAGGACCTGGAGGACAGCATCGACTTGGCCGATAGCCTGTTTTTTGACTGTAAGagtgagaaaaatgaaaagaagaaaccTTCTCTGAAGAACTCGAGCTTCAAGTGGAATCTCCCTGAAGATTCCTGCGAGGAGTTATATACACTGGATAAAGCCCCAGAGAGCAAATGTGAGGATCTGTTTTTATCTACCCCAGCGGATAAGCTCCCAGAACCATCGTCGGACCTCTTGGAAGTTCTGAAAAAGAAGAGTCCACCCAAATTTAACAAGCAGACGGCTCACCTGAAGATTTATCAGAAGCTAAAGAAGCCCGTTTTGGGACTTCCAAAAAGCAAAATCACACAAGAGCTCGAGACTGTGAGTAAACCCGCTTTGCCTCCGGTTGATTTAGCTGAGGGACTCGACGACGAGGTCATGAGCATCAGTCTGAGACAGCGGGACACAGGCGTAGACAAGGAAAAGTCCAAGATCAAGATCGAAGACCTTGATAGTCCTGGAGTGGTGAGAAAGGTTTCCGTTAGTGTTCGGTCTCCTAATTCTGTTGCATTGAAGCCATGCACAGAGGAAGCATTGGCAGTGAAAGACGCATCCCTGCGGGACTCAA aagCGCCGTCGTCGGTACAGAAGTCAGGCACAGTCGAAGGCGTTTCTCTGGGCCACATAGAGAAGGGAGCGCCACAAAGGGCACGCCTCACTAGTGCAAATAAAAGAATGTTGAATCTCCTCAGGAAAGCAAAGGTTCAACTTATTAAAATCGACCAGCAGAAACAACTCAAGTCTTCTGGG CTGTTATCTGGTCCTGCTGGCTCCAGATCTCAAGAAATCGCTTTTAAAAGACAGAGGAGGAAGCAGAGGGCGCAAGTTCCTCGTCCTGAGGTTCCTGTCAAGACCGAGCAAGTTCAAGGACAA GAGTTTCGCCGAGCAGGAGGTCCGCGAATTAAGCACGTGTGTCGCGCCGCCTCCGTGGTACTGGGCCAGCCCCGAGCCATGGTCACTGACGACATTCCCCGACTGAGTGCCTTGCCTCTACATGAAAGATCTGGCATCTCCCCGTCTGCTATCGCTAAAG ATATTGGGTCTCCATCAGAGTCAGACAGCCCAAGCCTGTCGGATCCAAAGGCAATAAAGACGAAAAAGGTGTCCAGTTTTGCGAAGAAGAAGGGGCTCGGGCCATTCGGGTACCGCTCTCGAAGGTGTGGCATTTGCAAAGGCTGCAACCATGAAGATGACTGTGGGAAGTGCATCAACTGCCTCGACAAACCTAAGTTTGGTGGTCCCAACACCAAGCGACAGTGTTGTGT GTATAAGAGGTGTGATCAGATTGAAGAGAGGAAAGCACGGAGGCTCAGCGGTAGAACGGCTCCTAAAa GTTCGTCTAAGCGGAGGCGGTCATCTCTCAGCGGGGGGTATTCAAGCAATGACGAAGGGAACGAGGGTGGCGGGGACTCACCATCTGGTCCCAACACAGACGGCCACAGTCCATCAGTAAGGAAGCAGCCAAAGCGTGTGGTGAAGCCTCGAGTCTATTTTGACCTGGTGGATTATGACTCTGATGTCGACGACAAAGCTTTATCTAGCTCTGCCTCACCAGCAAGGAGGAGGGGAGCTGGACAACGCTTCAACCAAG ACTTTGTTTCCCTGGATGGATTCTTTGAAGACTTTTCAGATGATGAAGTCAGACACCGTAAATCCAGTTCACATCGGGTACCACAGGTTCGTCGGAAACCTGAGAAG GCTCTTTCATCTCAGGTTCCCTTGGAGCAGACTCCTCCCAGTGTCCTGGCTGCCCTTGCTCACGGATTTGAACAGCGAGAAGTCGAGTCTTCTAAACCAAGTCACAAAATCAGAGTGGACTTTAAG GAGGACTGTACCTTGGAGAATGTCTGGAATATGGGCGGTTTAAGTATATTGACCTCTGCACCTGTCATGCCTCCTTACGTCTGCTTCCTTTGTGCCAGTAAAGGACAACATGAG atgttGTACTGCCAAGTATGCTGTGAACCCTTCCACCAGTTTTGCCTTGAACCCGCGGATCGCCCATCGGAGGAGAATAAGGAAAATTGGTGCTGCAGGCGCTGCAAGTTCTGCCACGTGTGTGGAGGGAAGAACAAACTCTCCAAG CCTTTACTGGAGTGCGATCGATGCCAGAACTGTTACCATGCTTCCTGTTTGGGACCGAACTATCCCAAGCAAAACAAGAAGAGGAAGGCCTGG GTTTGTACAACCTGCATCCGATGCAAAAGCTGCGGTGTGACACCAGGAAAGACTTGGGATACTGATTGGAACCATGACAAGGGCCTCTGTCCAGACTGTTCAAACCTCTTCGACCAGG gTAATTACTGTCCAATCTGCTTCAAGTGTTACGAAGACAATGACTACGATAGTCAGATGATGCAGTGCGGCTCCTGTAACCACTGGGTACACGCCAAGTGTGAGGATCTAACAG ACGAGCTATATGAGATCCTGTCCAGCCTGCCAGAAAGCGTGGTGTACTCCTGTCGGCCGTGCAGCGTCACCCAGCCCAGCGCCTGGAGAGAGCTGCTGTACATCGAGCTCAGAGCCGGGGTGGAGAAGGTGTTGGCTTGCCTGCTCTCCTCTACTCTCACCCAGCACCTTGTCACATGCTCTCAG TGTGAAAAGTGGGTTGACCCTGACAGTGGAGTTGAGAACCAGCCGGCCTGTGACCTCAGAGCCGTCGGCAAAAAGTTTGACAAAGGCCTGTACACCACGCTA AAAATGTTCCATGAAGATGTGGTTCAGGTAATACGAAAAAGGCTGGAGCAAGAAGACCATCTCCCAGAGGAGCAAAGACCCACAGCCCTGGCACGCTCTTACTACCTAAAG cTCCTTGAAGAGGTATTTAACTGGTTTAACAGCCAAGACCCAAAGTTGTGGAACCTTTCTACCAAAGATGCACCAGC AGGGATGCTGTCGACAGCTGTTCACCCTCCCACGACAGAGCATGTTTATGCCCAGTGGCAGGAGAGGAAGGAGTCTAGGCCTCCGCTGGGCCTCCTTCAGGATGACAACGGACAGCAAAGCTTGGACATAAAGGAGGAGGAAGCAGCTACCCCCATGTCGGGGGACTCGGCGAGCCAAAACCACTTCAAAAATAGCCGAGCAGCCAAATTTAAAG GGAAAAGAGGTAGACTTTCCAAAGCTGACTTGGACACAGGGTGGTCTAAAGACGATGAAAGACAGTGCTCTCTGTGCCAAAAATATGGAGACCTCAAACCCAAT GAAGCTGGCAGGCTGCTCTACCTGGGCCAGAATGAGTGGGCCCATGTCAACTGCTGTTTATGGTCTGCTGAGGTATTTGAAGAAGATAACGGCTCTCTGCTGCATGTGCACAGCGCTGTGACAAGGGGCCGATTGATG CGGTGTGAGCGCTGTAATCAGACTGGTGCCACAGTGGGCTGCTGCCTGACATCATGTCAAAGCAACTACCATTTCATGTGTGCGCGCTCGCGGCAATGTGTGTTCCAGGATGATAAAAAGGTCTATTGCCACAAACATCGACATCTCATCACCGGCAGG ATGATAACTGGTCAAGAGTTTGAAGTAAACCGCAGAGTCTATGTGGATTTTGAAGGGATCAGCCTTCGTAGAAAGTTCCTGACTGGATTAGAACCCGAACTGATCAATGTGATGATTG gtTCTCTGCAGATTGACAAGTTGGGTATGCTGTCTGAACTGTCTGCTAACAAAGGCAAACTGTTTCCTGTCAGTTTTCA GTGTTCCAGGTGGTACTGGAGTACATTGAACCCTCTACGACGGTGCAGATACACGTGTAAAATTCGGGAAGTCCGGCCTATCGTCCCAGAGAAGCCTGTTGAAGAAATGCCTGACCAAGGAGACAACCACACTATTGCTCACAGTCCACGTCAGCTACCTG AGTGTGCAGCCCAGGAGGTTGAGGAAACAGAAGCCCACCCCCCTGCAGAGGAGTCTCTTGTTCCAGGTCTTCCCACAAAATCTGATCAGGGTACAAAGCCAAAAGTTCCAAATCATCCCCTTCATCGGAGGCCAGCTGGAGGTTTGTCCCGTCCTCTGCCAAGCCCAG GTGTAATCCAGGCAAAACCTCACCACATCCTGACCATTAGTGATCTGGAAGAGACACGAAGAGCTCGCCGTCACAGCCCACACTCACAGCCCCCTTCCCTAAGGAGTCATATGTCCCCCCCTCCCGTGACTTCATTAACCGGACCCATTACCCTCCGTGCTGGCAAATCTGCTCACCCCACCTCCCCCTTGTTTCCGCTTGGTGTTTCAGACAACCTAATGAACTCATCCCGCTCAGTCGGAGGTAGAAACGCTCCCTCGGTCCGCTCCACTTCGTTCTTCCCTCAGTCTCACTGGCAGGACAGCACAGCCTCCACGCAGCAGTTACCCAGAAACCGCCTGTCGTTTGATCTGAGTGGTTCAGACTCGGTCGAGGTGCCGCACAACTTTTTAGCTTCACCGGAGCCTGAGGATGTCTCTCCAACCAACGGTGCTTCGCCCCACGGAGACTTAGACAAGAACGACGACCAGTTCCCCTTCGGCTCCTTTCACCGAGATTCCAGTATGAGTCTGGGTGAAGAGATGCGGACAGAACTCGAGATTGAAGAAACGCTTCTGAACGAAGGAGTGGCTATGAACTGCGGGGGGCAGATAGTGGTTGAAGGTGACGATTCGGAGCAGTTCTGGGGAAGAACCAAAGAAGTACATAAGAGGAAACCCCTCGTTCCAAATCTTCCACGTTCTGCTGCCTCAGCAAAGGAAGACCTGGGAAGCACCTCTTCGGATGAAGATATGGAGCACTATTTAAACTTCTCACGAACTGTAGTCAGCTGCCCGGTATCCAAAGATCGATCCAAGtctccttcctcttcttcctctacCCGGCCCTTGGCTCAGCTGGATGGGATAGATGATGGTACTGAGAGTGATGCGAGTGTAGCAGCTACTGATGATGCCCAGAAAGTCGATGGGCCCAGGAAAAATCAGATACCAGGAAAAACCCATAACAGTAAAAGTCCTCCTAAAATTATAAACAGCTCAAGATTAGCTAATCTGTCATTTGATAATAAGCCATCAGAACCTTCAGTTGCCAGAAAAAGTACGACTGATAATCCCACCCCATGTCCACCACTGTCCTGTGACACCACAACCACTCCTTCAGTAGATCGGGAATCTATACTTTCTTCTCCAGTTGTTGAGTCTCTTCCAAACTTACTCACTAAGGTGCCTGAGACGTCATATTCAGAGGAGTTGTCTGGTTCCAGTCTAAGTTTTGCCTCTGAAGCGCCTCTTCTACTTGAGAAATGCGAGGGCAGCTCAAGTTTTACTGAACTACTTCCGGTTTTgcaagaaactgaaaataaagggCCTGAAACCTCTAAAGTCCAGAACTCTGAGTCTGAAGGTCCCAACTTGGCTTCTTCAACTGAGGGCTCTACTGTTTTGATAAACCACATAGCACCTAATCTGCTGGATTCAGCCGAGAATAACCAGAGCTCCGTGTTAGGCCTCCTCCAGCCCTCCCCGTTTTTGTCTACAGATGCTCAAAACCCCTCTCAATGTCTTGTAGATTCTCTTGAGGTGTATTCTTGTTTACCGGATTTCAGTCAACCTCCTCTGACCAGTATTACACTTCAGCCTGTGACGGTACCTCAAGAATCCCCTAGCTTCTCTTGCATGGAACCTTTGTCCGCTAAGCTAACAACCCTCACTCCTGTAGAAGCTATTAGCCAAATGCAGCTAAACGACCCTCAGAATGACCCAAGACTACCAGTCGCATTAGGGGCTGGCTCCCCAACTGAAACCTGTGCAGCTCTGTTTTCCACTCAAACACAGCCGTTCAGTTCTGTAAGCGCTGTTTCTTCCTCTGGTTCTGTATCGACTCTTCCCGGGCTGCAGAGTTCAGCCGCCACGCTGCCGCTGCAGACCACCTCTGCTCCTGTAGTCCTAAACGgtttcagctcctccactgTGCAGAAGGAAGCCACGCCCAGTCACACCATCTCCATCAACTTCTCCACTCCAAGGCCAGCCATTGAACCCCACCAGCAGGTGTTGCCCCAGGCGTTACCGGGCCACGCCATCCTCACAGTGAAGGAGGTAGGCGGTCCGAATGTCGATCCCACTCCTCATGTGCTGCTGGTCAACCGCCTCGGGCAGATCTTTGTAAAGAACCCCGAGAGCAACACCTTCCAGCTGCCCACCCCTCACTCCCCATCCTTTAACTGTGTCACCCAGATCGCCAGCCTTTTGCAGAGCAACGCTCTTTCAGCCACTCTGGCCGCAGCTGGGAGCATGACGGCTCCGCCAGCCGCCGCCAGCGTGACGTCAGTTCCTGCTCCCTCCACACCTGCAGCTCAGAACCCAGCCACCGTTACACAGCTGCTTGCTCACAACACCAACGGTCCCGTGGCCTctacaaatttgaaaaagtccagaaaaaacacaaaaactccAAAAGACGAAACGGTCTCGGAGCTGAAaaaaccaaagaagaagaaagagtcaGGCTCATCCAGAAAATCCAAGTCCTCCAAGGCTGTGGGACAGCCTGCCTTGTCCACTGAAAACGTCCCGATGAGTCCGGCCGAGAGTGCCCAGGCCATCATCAACCAAGCGATGGCGAGTAACTACACCCCCAAGTGGAGCGGGCTCCGGACAATGAGTCCATCATCGCTGGTTTTACCTCCCGGCCTTCTAATTGAACCTGAGCCTCCGGTGTCGCCACGTTCTCCCTCACCACCAGCCCCACCACTGCCACCGCCGCCCCCACCACCGGTGCCTCGCCCTCGTTCTCACGTTCGCATGAAGAGAGTGTCTTCGCTCTCGGACCGCATCGTCACAAAGAAGTGTAAAGTTGACTTCTTGCCACCTGAGAGCATCAGTGAAGAGGAGGAGCCCAGGAAGCCTGCTTTTCCAAGCGCGTCCAGCAGAGCCTCGGGGGTCCGCATCAAAACCCCAACGGTAAAGGGGGTCCTGAACGTGGATGAGCTGAAGATCGAGCATATGAGTGATTCTGATAGCTCAGG ATCTGAGCCCATGAGCTTCTTGTCTCAGGGTGAACCAGGAAAACAGCAAGCAAGGGAGGCGGTGGGTCACATGAACCTGACCGACTGGAAGAAATACTCAG GCTCTGCTTCCACATCAGATGATGAACCTACACCATCTGATGATGACGAGGGCTGTCCAACGAACAAAGACCAGCCGCATCTGCGGTTTGAGATTACCAGCGATGATGGTTTCAGTGTGGAGGCAGACAGCGTTGAGG TGGCCTGGAAAGCAGTGGTTGATGGTGTGCAGGAAGCCCGAGCAATCGCAAGACTCAGGCCCCTGACTTTTCAGAAGATCACAGGCGCCCGCATGCTGGGGCTGGTCCACGACGCCATCGTGTTTTTGCTGGAGCAACTTGAAGGAGCCCACCGCTGTCAGCGACATACTTTCCGTTTCTTTAAACAGTTCAGCCAGGAAGACGATCTGCCCGTCAATCCCACCGGCTGCGCC